The following proteins are co-located in the Flectobacillus major DSM 103 genome:
- a CDS encoding endonuclease/exonuclease/phosphatase family protein, protein MIKKIASSLLWLSSLPLCMYTLVVYLLGYTIVWEHWIAGFAMMSIPVAQLGCLVVGLVWLYVKPSRALLPLVVLLMGWPFIMRTFHWSSNNETLSNEDLQILSYNVYSFETPDASTKDKAIQYVADFDADIKCFQEFSKVYLQSGKPAVKCVEENLRYHAINADESRHYSGLAIFSKYPIIRKKGKVFAGSNSNGYIYADIVRHDDTIRVINLQLQSMGIRLGKVVKVIKDYDKAKQESKGVLASLKKGFIDHSQEIKYIEKLIDESPYPTIVCGDFNEVPYGLAYGHVRDRLKNAFEEAGNGFGFTLNRSPRWVRIDNQFYSEGIQIKNFKTHNTIKYSDHYPISAVYQVK, encoded by the coding sequence ATGATAAAAAAAATCGCCTCTTCATTACTTTGGCTTAGTAGTTTACCTTTGTGTATGTACACTTTAGTGGTGTATTTGTTGGGCTATACTATTGTTTGGGAACACTGGATTGCAGGCTTTGCCATGATGTCTATTCCTGTTGCTCAGCTTGGCTGCCTAGTTGTAGGGCTTGTTTGGCTTTATGTCAAGCCTTCACGGGCATTATTACCACTGGTAGTATTACTAATGGGCTGGCCTTTTATTATGAGAACGTTCCATTGGTCAAGTAACAATGAGACCCTCAGTAACGAGGATTTACAGATTTTGAGTTATAACGTCTATAGCTTTGAAACGCCTGATGCTAGTACCAAAGATAAGGCTATTCAATATGTAGCCGATTTTGATGCCGATATAAAATGTTTTCAAGAATTTAGTAAGGTGTATTTACAGTCGGGCAAGCCCGCGGTAAAATGTGTTGAGGAAAATTTGAGATACCATGCCATCAATGCCGATGAAAGCCGACATTATTCTGGACTAGCCATTTTCTCGAAATACCCTATTATTCGTAAAAAAGGAAAAGTATTTGCAGGAAGTAATAGCAATGGCTATATCTATGCCGATATTGTACGCCACGATGACACCATTCGGGTAATTAATTTACAATTGCAATCGATGGGTATTAGGTTGGGCAAAGTAGTAAAGGTTATCAAAGATTATGACAAAGCAAAGCAAGAAAGTAAAGGGGTTTTGGCCTCATTGAAAAAAGGTTTTATCGACCACTCGCAGGAAATCAAGTATATCGAAAAACTGATAGACGAAAGCCCTTATCCAACTATTGTTTGTGGTGATTTCAATGAAGTACCTTATGGATTGGCATACGGCCATGTAAGAGACCGCCTAAAGAATGCCTTTGAAGAAGCTGGCAACGGCTTTGGATTTACGCTCAATAGAAGCCCAAGATGGGTACGAATTGATAATCAATTTTATAGTGAAGGTATCCAAATCAAAAATTTCAAAACGCACAATACTATCAAATACTCTGACCACTACCCTATTTCGGCAGTGTATCAAGTAAAATAA